The Watersipora subatra chromosome 1, tzWatSuba1.1, whole genome shotgun sequence genome has a window encoding:
- the LOC137385826 gene encoding ubiquitin-associated protein 1-like, with translation MAGISDPWISMTNASHLVLDGVPMKIPENFRPQQKVKDLLPRDIRVHHRQSKVLNLHYEYKVETEFMKWLEAVEREKLEIAEQKRIKEEAKKKQLERDLELQEALKKQKNAENKAEELSKVVSKPNLKKVALSDVTSTEDTKDTNKNLAVVPIVTDAILLPERASPVTVAASAETSTVIANVNIKDFENLAEDPFDNLELKTINDMQELESVLANSQAHSPKEETSTEKVQPPNGEVQSDSSNGTDRDSPIYQNPQSCISDDSNIYSNLAECQSTLPVKANNFNLKKPPIATPRLNPGSKSHNNLDTSAAVVQYKPASEDVNIIISSADSSVKSAPTLPPPVKPKPTISDKMINREGQQNENKPMRGSAETKVQSLANALSKDLGGAVNRPPGAPKGFSYTAAAPATENTKSNGREEKEVKDIEWPSLELRSPPATPIIAEPPSSYPPSSNPSSLINQSKDPMKQSNDLKKVPPAKQVKQKNSSGHVSPNKGKKQPNTQKAAHSSADGQVVESLLAMGFEKPQIVAAIQHLGSDTKQLAEHLCAVQQLVTHDVKWQSAQQAIFMCGHDLGKAGMFAKGYQQLSEFGFGEDQVKEALISNDMDMQKALDALVS, from the exons ATGGCTGGTATTTCAGACCCGTGGATATCAATGACAAATG ccTCTCACTTGGTGCTAGATGGCGTGCCTATGAAGATACCAGAGAATTTTCGCCCGCAGCAAAAAGTCAAG GATCTGCTACCTAGAGACATTCGAGTTCACCACAGGCAGTCAAAGGTTCTTAATCTTCAT TATGAATACAAAGTGGAAACTGAATTCATGAAGTGGCTAGAAGCCGTGGAGAGAGAGAAACTGGAAATAGCAGAGCAAAAGAGAATTAAAGAAGAAGCCAAGAAGAAGCAGCTAGAAAGAGATTTAGAACTGCAAGAAGCACTTAAAAAACAAAAGAATGCAGAAAATAAGGCTGAAGAACTGTCTAAGGTAGTAAGCAAACCCAATCTAAAGAAGGTAGCACTTTCAGATGTCACCTCTACTGAAGATACCAAAGACACAAATAAAAACCTTGCTGTAGTTCCCATTGTGACAGATGCAATATTACTTCCTGAGCGCGCTTCGCCTGTCACTGTTGCAGCTTCTGCAGAAACCTCCACAGTCATAGCTAATGTCAATATTAAGGACTTTGAAAACTTGGCTGAGGATCCATTTGATAACCTTGAACTCAAAACTATTAATGACATGCAAGAATTGGAGTCTGTATTGGCTAATTCACAGGCTCATTCCCCTAAGGAAGAGACTTCGACAGAGAAAGTGCAACCTCCTAATGGAGAGGTTCAGTCTGACTCTTCAAATGGCACGGATCGTGACTCGCCAATTTATCAGAATCCGCAGTCATGCATATCTGACGATAGTAATATTTATTCCAATCTTGCTGAGTGTCAATCGACGCTTCCGGTtaaagcaaataattttaacTTGAAGAAGCCACCCATAGCGACTCCCCGTCTTAACCCGGGGAGCAAATCTCATAACAACCTTGACACGTCGGCAGCGGTAGTTCAGTATAAACCGGCATCGGAAGACGTGAATATTATAATAAGTTCAGCTGATTCTTCTGTAAAGAGTGCTCCGACTCTTCCCCCACCGGTGAAACCAAAACCAACTATAAGTGACAAAATGATTAATCGAGAGGGGCAGCAAAATGAGAATAAACCAATGAGAGGTTCAGCTGAGACAAAGGTTCAGTCATTGGCCAATGCATTGAGCAAGGATTTAGGTGGGGCAGTAAATCGTCCGCCAGGTGCCCCCAAGGGATTCTCTTATACAGCAGCTGCCCCTGCCACTGAAAATACAAAGTCTAATGGCAGGGAGGAGAAGGAGGTAAAAGATATTGAATGGCCCTCTCTTGAGTTGCGCTCTCCTCCCGCTACTCCTATAATTGCGGAACCTCCCAGCTCATATCCACCCTCCTCAAACCCTTCTAGTTTAATCAATCAGTCAAAAGATCCCATGAAGCAGTCTAATGATCTGAAGAAGGTTCCACCTGCTAAGCAGGTGAAACAGAAGAATTCTTCTGGCCATGTATCACCTAACAAAGGCAAAAAACAACCCAACACCCAAAAGGCTGCTCATTCTTCA GCTGATGGTCAGGTTGTTGAGTCGCTGCTTGCCATGGGCTTCGAGAAGCCTCAAATCGTTGCAGCAATACAACATCTCGGCTCTGATACAAAACAA TTGGCGGAACACCTGTGTGCCGTGCAGCAACTGGTTACTCATGATGTTAAATGGCAGAGTGCACAACAGGCTATTTTCATGTGCGGTCATGACCTTGGCAAA GCAGGGATGTTTGCTAAAGGATATCAGCAGTTGTCAGAGTTTGGATTTGGAGAAGACCAGGTGAAGGAAGCTTTGATTAGCAATGATATGGATATGCAGAAGGCTCTCGACGCTTTAGTATCGTAG
- the LOC137400663 gene encoding uncharacterized protein, producing MAFVNVILNKMCLELKNIPMKVLCIMLVILQSFFMDVIIINCYGTGPGGEDECKHCKLCYWWIAGDALIVAGFIVTFVVSYKHLEYYSNSRRLNKKHMSYGVPLSAIVWFIYSSYLSAKVAVIFITAIDDKLKSTDFYGPQFLKTGICLSGVVFILFVASHHKAKENSKERMYITSVSSGITFDVLDTVDFLDVLFVNETGLILSYPLERAILAIAILNLLRPTFSFILIILNHFNATKLSRELSAANAVVYIFFVNVPFMAVRMYLWHNLDSDMSVFLVKNFVMIFIGLNELHEISLEKTQEQDSSVIEMTPRLTTAHRPTDLVDSSPEGPPQYTDALVNRNETADV from the coding sequence ATGGCATTTGTAAACGTCATACTAAACAAGATGTGTCTAGAGCTAAAAAACATCCCTATGAAAGTGTTATGCATTATGTTAGTAATACTGCAGTCGTTCTTTATGGATGTTATCATCATAAATTGTTATGGCACTGGACCTGGTGGTGAGGATGAGTGTAAGCATTGTAAGTTATGTTACTGGTGGATAGCTGGAGACGCGCTAATTGTGGCTGGCTTCATTGTCACATTTGTCGTATCATACAAACACTTAGAATATTATTCTAATTCTCGACGATTAAATAAGAAACACATGTCATATGGAGTACCATTATCCGCCATTGTTTGGTTCATTTATTCTTCATACCTCTCTGCAAAAGTCGCTGTCATCTTCATTACCGCAATCGACGATAAGCTGAAATCTACCGATTTCTATGGACCACAGTTCTTAAAAACAGGGATTTGTTTGAGCGGTGTAGTCTTCATACTTTTTGTCGCGTCTCACCACAAGGCTAAAGAGAACAGCAAAGAGCGAATGTATATCACGAGTGTTTCGTCCGGCATCACATTTGACGTATTGGATACTGTGGATTTTCTGGATGTGCTATTTGTCAATGAAACTGGCTTGATACTAAGCTACCCTCTGGAAAGAGCCATTTTGGCTATAGCAATACTGAATCTTCTCCGGCCTACGTTCTCATTTATTCTCATCATTCTTAATCATTTTAACGCTACAAAGCTTTCAAGAGAGCTATCAGCTGCAAATGCTGTTGTgtacatattttttgttaatgTACCATTCATGGCTGTAAGAATGTATCTATGGCATAATCTCGATTCAGACATGAGTGTGTTCCTCGTCAAGAACTTCGTCATGATATTCATCGGACTCAATGAACTGCATGAAATTTCTCTAGAAAAAACCCAAGAGCAAGATTCATCCGTAATTGAAATGACACCACGATTAACAACAGCGCATCGACCAACCGACCTTGTAGATAGCTCTCCTGAAGGACCACCACAGTATACAGATGCATTGGTTAATAGAAATGAGACTGCGGATGTGTGA
- the LOC137392110 gene encoding uncharacterized protein, with translation MDASTSFSGGGDCTDNSNGDTAMDSVSHTSSVCGLTSIVSVVVKRKLDNTYLLRDYEGKGLWLPCTDIKNGETSITAAQRLGFELFGVRVKVSGIVKVSLGKSRMLDRDINHVSFSLSFCDGEESEDSPAGQTWLSLERIKQMAQRGRSDTPDLYGLEAVTYIEAVDAGNLADVSTLTDNKYIFTDNDLAVDTSAQHKFPSASYNMLLKSARFGMKEQELLYKEYLDITFPSQSLNNTQFHNLMKRLGFLDITEQLDKFFRAFDTNRQGFLTWFDTLIGLACLEPTTPHGGSPAEFRCRYIFRYYDADCDNHLNWDEFRYMIKDIHKKKEKTMTIAELDEEVASSALKFDPTANASKPLNLGLITFLTTVGQLKFRGTSVLFRSPRSFLTGPRSPGSPKSLSPPNKRPKKDISSFYNRTLSTQMSQNDLLQTANSDQGYLSERPYELATHTVKVRRSGALMDVKALWDLKDTDAFSSMTGQDLEEEKLRFSRFASIDSFNKGSHANEMLSGLKYFEMAIKKKPGADSLQEKKAFDWGEVDMTAFAKCLLAMCEQVKDLLRTESRLLRLRSPVYILGDIHGNYHDLVCFEKVLWRMGPLVTPSSFLFLGDYVDRGSYGVEVVAYLLSQKVLAPSKFFLLRGNHELRSVQENFNFKRECCEKFGEQVGLRVWDTINECFDVMPVAAVIDSKIFCVHGGIPSMSHSDGTLTAIDDIPVPLADPEFESPLAWEIMWSDPVNNSYQFNEEEERDMKANKGFVFNSRRGTAYFWNVEALMGFLTRNGLSHVIRAHEVQQSGFQVQQRGKLLTVFSSSGYCGGSNDAACVLADSNKLRLIRLDTT, from the exons ATGGATGCTTCCACTTCATTTTCCGGTGGCGGAGATTGCACAGATAATAGCAATGGAGATACAGCAATGGACTCTGTGTCGCACACTTCTTCAGTTTGTGGTCTGACTAGTATAGTTAGCGTTGTGGTCAAACGAAAATTGGATAACACATATTTGTTGAGAGATTATGAAGGAAAAGGCCTATGGTTGCCATGTACCGATATAAAAAATGGTGAAACTTCTATCACTGCTGCACAACGACTAGGTTTTGAG CTCTTTGGTGTAAGGGTGAAGGTCAGTGGTATAGTAAAAGTGTCTTTGGGAAAAAGTCGAATGCTAGACCGAGATATTAACCAcgtctctttttctctctcattCTGCGATGGAGAAGAGAGCGAGGATTCTCCTGCGGGACAAACATGGCTGTCTCTTGAGCGCATCAAGCAAATGGCTCAACGG GGAAGGTCAGATACACCAGACCTGTATGGCTTGGAGGCTGTAACCTACATAGAAGCAGTTGATGCCGGCAATTTAGCTGATGTTTCTACTCTAACTGATAACAAGTACATCTTCACGGACAATGATTTAGCGGTGGACACTTCGGCACAGCATAAGTTCCCTTCTGCCTCATACAATATGCTACTCAAGTCTGCACGGTTTGGAATGAAAG AACAAGAACTACTTTACAAGGAATATTTAGATATAACCTTTCCTAGTCAATCTCTGAACAACACTCAATTTCACAACCTTATGAAGAGACTTGGTTTCCTAGATATCACAGAGCAGTTGGACAAATTCTTTAG AGCCTTTGACACAAATCGGCAGGGTTTCCTTACTTGGTTTGACACACTGATCGGGCTGGCATGTCTTGAGCCAACAACTCCTCATGGTGGATCCCCAGCTGAGTTTCGATGCAGATACATTTTCAGATATTATGATGCTGACTGTGATAACCATCTTAACTGGGATGAATTTAG gtatatgataaaagACATACATAAGAAGAAAGAGAAGACCATGACTATTGCTGAACTGGATGAAGAAGTGGCCAGCAGTGCCTT AAAGTTTGATCCAACAGCAAATGCAAGCAAGCCGTTGAACCTCGGACTTATCACATTCCTCACAACTGTAGGCCAACTAAAGTTTCGGGGTACTTCTGTGCTCTTTAGGTCACCTCGTTCTTTCTTAACAGG GCCACGAAGTCCAGGTAGTCCTAAATCTCTCTCACCTCCGAACAAACGTCCAAAGAAGGACATTTCCTCGTTTTATAACAGGACTCTGTCTACACAGATGTCTCAAAACG ATCTACTACAAACAGCCAACAGTGACCAGGGTTATCTCAGTGAGAGGCCGTATGAATTAGCGACTCACACTGTGAAAGTGCGTCGCTCAGGGGCGCTCATGGATGTCAAAGCGCTCTGGGATCTCAAAGATACCGACGCTTTTAGCTCTATGACCGGGCAAGATCTGGAGGAGGAAAAGCTTAGATTCAGTCGTTTTGCATCCATAGACTCATTCAACAAG GGGTCGCATGCCAACGAAATGCTCTCCGGCTTGAAATACTTTGAAATGGCCATAAAGAAGAAACCTGGAGCAGATAGCTTGCAGGAAAAG AAAGCCTTTGATTGGGGAGAGGTGGACATGACAGCTTTTGCCAAGTGCCTGCTCGCTATGTGCGAACAGGTCAAAGACTTGCTAAGAACAGAGTCCAGACTGCTCAGACTCCGATCTCCTGTCTATATATTAG GAGACATTCACGGCAACTACCATGATTTGGTGTGCTTTGAGAAGGTGCTGTGGAGGATGGGGCCTCTCGTCACTCCCTCCTCTTTCCTATTTCTCGGTGACTACGTAGATCGAGGCAGTTATGGAGTTGAG GTCGTGGCATACCTTCTCTCCCAGAAGGTTCTCGCGCCCAGCAAGTTCTTTCTCCTCCGAGGAAATCATGAGCTTAGATCTGTACAAGAGAATTTTAACTTTAAACGAGAATGTTGTGAAAAGTTTGGGGAACAGGTGGGGCTGCGAGTTTGGGACACCATCAATGAGTGTTTTGATGTCATGCCGGTTGCTGCCGTTATCGACAGTAAG ATATTCTGTGTGCACGGTGGAATCCCGTCTATGTCACACTCTGACGGCACCCTGACAGCAATAGATGACATACCTGTGCCCTTGGCTGATCCAGAGTTTGAAAGTCCCCTTGCCTGGGAGATTATGTGGAGTGACCCAGTAAACAACTCATATCAGTTCAATGAAGAAGAGGAACGGGATATGAAAGCTAACAAGGGCTTTGTTTTCAACTCACGCAGAG GTACGGCTTACTTCTGGAATGTCGAAGCATTGATGGGATTTTTAACAAGGAATGGACTCTCACATGTCATACGCGCCCATGAAGTACAACAAAGTGGTTTTCAA GTGCAGCAGAGAGGTAAATTGCTCACAGTTTTCTCATCCTCAGGCTATTGTGGTGGCAGCAATGATGCAGCATGCGTGTTGGCTGACAGCAATAAACTCCGTCTCATACGATTGGACACCACATAG